A window from Gasterosteus aculeatus chromosome 14, fGasAcu3.hap1.1, whole genome shotgun sequence encodes these proteins:
- the clic3 gene encoding chloride intracellular channel protein 3, translated as MSEVPNIELFVKASVDADSVGNCPFSQRLFMILWLKGIKFRLTTVDMKRAPDVLKTLAPGSQPPFLLYNEEVKTDTNKIEEFLEEKLAPPEYPKLCCRYKESIGAGDDIFRNFSAYVKNPNPAFNERIEKKFLSTLVKLNMYLETPLPYELDQKPNATESSRLYLDGDTLTLADCNLLPKLNIVKVVCKQYRDFDIPKELRGLTRYLSNAYKRDEFRHTCPRDSEILIAYQAVAKYLNK; from the exons ATGTCAGAGGTCCCTAATATTGAACTCTTTGTTAAG GCCAGTGTTGATGCTGACAGTGTGGGGAACTGTCCTTTCTCTCAAAGACTCTTCATGATTCTTTGGTTAAAAGGGATCAAATTCCGCCTCACAACTGTGGACATGAAGAG GGCACCTGACGTGCTGAAGACTCTGGCTCCGGGCTCTCAGCCTCCGTTCCTCCTCTATAACGAAGAGGTCAAAACAGACACTAACAAGATTGAGGAGTTCCTGGAAGAGAAGTTAGCCCCACCGGA GTATCCAAAGTTATGCTGCAGATACAAAGAGTCCATCGGTGCCGGAGATGACATCTTCCGGAATTTCTCAGCATATGTAAAAAATCCTAATCCTGCATTTAATGAGC GGATAGAGAAAAAATTTCTTTCAACTCTGGTTAAGCTGAACATGTACCTGGAGACTCCTCTCCCCTACGAGCTGGACCAGAAGCCAAATGCCACGGAGTCCTCACGCCTCTACCTGGACGGTGACACCCTTACCTTGGCAGACTGCAACTTGCTGCCCAAACTCAACATCGTCAAG GTGGTGTGCAAGCAGTACCGCGACTTTGACATCCCCAAAGAGCTGAGGGGTCTGACACGTTACCTGAGCAACGCCTACAAAAGAGATGAGTTTCGTCACACCTGCCCTCGTGACTCTGAGATCCTCATCGCCTACCAAGCTGTCGCAAAGTACCTGAACAAATAA